The window CGCTTGAACTGAAAACGTTCAGCGTGATCGTATTGGCAAGGCTGGCGTAGGTCGCCAGCGTGCTGTTCGCAGTCGTGACCGATGGAGGACTTTCGGATCCCGGCTCTGACAAGTTCACGATCAGCCCTAGCTGGCTCGCGCTAGTAATGCCGAGGTCAGCCAAGGTGAAGGTGGTGGACTGAGACGCACCGGTCTTGGCATTCCCGAAGGTCGTGCCATTGAAAAGGACGCCTCCGCTTTCCGTAGTCGATCGCCCTGGCGACTGAAGGGTCAAAGCCGTCGTAGTAGCACCTATGCCTTGACCACTCAGGTCGGCCGCGGAGATTAGTACAAGCTCGGCGCTTGCAGGCGTAGTAGCTAGGCCTGCAGCGAGAGCTGCTGCCGCAAGTAAGATGGATTGTCTCATAGCCAGTCCCTTTCGACACAACGCACCCGCCCCAGTCAGCAAGCTGCCTTATGCCGTTTGTTCCCGCTCTATCCCCGGTTAACGATTTCAGAAAAAGCTTCTATTCCAAAGGTAATAGTAAGATGTTTGCCGAAAAATCCCGACAGGTGTTAGCCGACTGAGACGCCCAAACCTAGCGCGCGCACGCCACCCCTCCGCAGATAGAACCAAGGCCTGTCCGAAAGCTGCTAGGGGCATGACGCAAACCGGCCGCATCAGGGAATACTGCCGCGGCCCTGCGTGTGGTCAAATGAGCCCGGGTGAATTGATCTAAGCGAATATTTGGCCAGCCCCGGTGAGATGATCGTACTGCAGCATCTCAGGCTTGTCGGCAGAAGGCTGTTCGTCAGACGGCGAGCGCGTCGAGAATGCAGCTCGCATGCGGCCCTGAAATAGCCAGGTGAGATTAAGGTAAGAGATCAAGGTTAGTGCGCGGGCTGAGCAACTTCCGGCTCTGAAAGCCGTTCAGGCGGAAGGGGTCGCGCCGCCGCGTTAGCTCGGTGCGTCGGCAAGCTCGCGAACAGGGCCTACTGTTTTACAAGAGCTAGGCCGGGAGGATTTTTCCTGATGGGAGATCACCACGATATTTTGGCATTTCAACGGAAGCTGGCGCACTGTCGCGAGCTGATCAAAGAGTTTCCCGACGGCCCAACGGCGAAGCACATCCGAGAGCTTGAGGAGGAACTGAGATCGGCGCCAGCAGCCGAACTACATGATCTCAAGCGGCAGTAAGCGCCGAGCCAAATCGCAGTGGCCAATCGGTCAAACTTGATAGCTGCACGTCGCTTTTGTCAGAAATTGGGAGCAATTCCCTAGGTTTCAGGATTCATATTGATGCTCGCTGCCGTTCCTCATGGCAAGCACAGCTCGCAACGCAAGATTTTGGCTTACCTTATCGATCGACCCGAGAGATGGAGAGAGGAAGCGGTGGCCCCTTCGAATGGCCGCCGCATCGAACTGCACCGACAGCACGGCCAGCGTCAACTTCATCTCGTTTAGCTTTTGCGATCGATCGTCCTGATCCATAGAGGACGTCCTAACGTCAATTTGACGTACAGTTCAGATCCGCCTACGCGGTCACTTCGCGGATTTGGACCTCGCGAATGCTCATTCCTGAATCCAACAACTCTATTAGCCAGCGTGGCCGCTTGCCTCGGCCATCGCTCCGTTGAACCAGACGGAAGCGGCCATTGCTATTAATGGTTAAGGAGATCTAATTTGTTCGGTCTCTATTCTTGCTTATTAAAATGCTTTTAATAGAGTGACCCGGCCTCGGCTATATACCTGAGGATATAGACCCGGGGTGAGGGTTTAGCCGATGCTCAGAAATTGCCCAGACGATGAACCGTACGCTCGCTGCATCCGGCTGGTGATCGCTGAACGGCTGCCGATCCTTTTGCAGGGGCTAACCTCCGTATTTTCAACCCAGAGCGATTTTGAGATTATCGCGTCGTGTAGCGATGCGACAGCCTTGCTTGAAGCGGTCCAGACGTTCTCGCCCGATATCGCGCTTATTTCCGATTCCTTGCCCCGGCCGACCCTTTCCGCGATCCTCACTATTGTTAAAGCTGAGAAGTTACCCACCCGGCTGGTGTTGTTTACCGAGCATGAACACGACGAACTCACATCGGCGATTGCGGCTGGCGATTGCGGTGCAATTTCTAAATTGGTGTCCTCTGATACTCTACTGGGACTTTTGAGGTCGATAGCTGAGCGGTCTGCGCCGCCGGAAGGATCCCAATCGCCAGTTGAACATGAGTCCGACAGCGTCAAACTGGAAAAAGTGCTGGGACTACTAACTCAGCGGGAGCGGCAAATTGTACAGCTCGTGTCGGACGGACTGTCGAACAAGGAGATTGCTCGTCAATTAAACTTGTCTCTCGGCACAATCAAAGTGCATCTCCATAACATATTTCAGAAGCTCGCAATAAATAACAGGACCATGCTCGCCACCCTTGCAGTATCGCAACGGTCGGCCGGTCTCGGTACGCTGTTGCTCACCGCATATGCGTTCGCAATGCTGGACGACGTCAAAGCATCGGACAATGACTCCTTCGATGAGGACGACAGCACTCGGTCTAACGGCGGCCCCGACCACTTGGGATTTACGCCAAGGAGATCAGGCGTGCCGAACACCGTCGAAGAGAACAACAAGATCACGGCTTCGGCAGTTTTTGATAGCAAGGCCGGGGTAAGAACGTCTCCAGCGATCTCAGGCTCGCTTGAGGCAGGTCACCCAATCATTCTGTCTGCTTCCGCTAGAAGCGAGGCCCCGCCTGGATCGGGCAGTCTCCAGCCTCCTAGTTCTTCACCATTGCTACCGATGGCAAATTACCAAATCGGTGCAGTGGCGCAACAGCAATTCCCTGTGCCCCCGCTTAGTGCGAACCAGATGAAGGGCGCTAGTTATGGCATTTTTACCGCCTTGGCGGGTGCGTGGATATTCGCACTTGAAAGCTCGCGTGCTGTAGCACAATCACTCGGCACGGGAGAAGAACAGTCCGACGATCTGATTGTCGCCATCAATCACACCGCAACAAAACCGGGATCGACAACGGGCCATCGCGAGTTCACGTCGGGGGCGGGCACGATCAACCTGACAGCATTCGGCTCCTTGGCGTTGCTGCAGATGAGGTCGGCTAGCCAGTCAGTGCCGCCCCACACCCTCGCATGGATCTATAACTCCGCGACCGACGAAACGATCGTTTACGTGAATCAAACGGATCGCAGCCTAGATGTTGGTGATGCTAGTCTGCTGGAGATTCATGTTCGAGGATTTGTTTCGGCCGAGACCTTACATTCCATGTTCGGGTCGCAGGCCGCACTGGCTGCCGCTGCGAGTTTAGAGAACACGGATGCTGTAGGTATCACCGACAAAGATGTTTCTCTGACGACTGACGCTGCGGATCCCTTTTTTCAATCTGATGCGGAAGAGGGCGCAAGCGGGTCGGCTCATCTCTGGACCATGCCGGCGGACAATGGCTTTGGCTTACATTTTGAACGCGCCCGGATCGGCGCCAACATTTCGTCGAGGAGCACCAGTGCAAGCGGCGATTTGCCTAATTCAACGCAAGAGACCAACGACCGGGTTAGCACCTCAGTCAGCGTTTCACCGATCGTGCTCGCTGGTATCAAAGCAACAAACACTTTCGACGAGATCATCACATCAAAAAAGGAAGCCCTCGATAGAAGTAGCGGCGGTTTACCGACTGAGCATGACAAAGTAGCGTCAAACTCTGGACCTGAGTTTTCGGAGTTTGCCATGCTTGGAGCGGCAGCCGAACCAGCTGCCGCGCCAGGCAACAGCGGAGCTCATTCAAACGCGCAGCACGCTTCCGAGACGACTACCGAGGTGGCTGCGGCAGCCGGCCCGGCCGAACCAGCTGCCGCGCCGGGCAACAGCGGAGCTCATTCAAACCCGCAGCACGCTTCCGAGGCGATCTCCGAGGTGGCTGCGGCAGCCGGCCCGGCCGAACCAGCTGCCGCGCCAGGCAACAGCGGAGCTCATTCAAACGCGCAGCACGCTTCCGAGGCGACCTCCGAGGTGGCTGCGGCAGCCGGCCCGGCCGAACCAGCTGCCGCGCCAGGCAACAGCGGAGCTCATTCAAACGCGCAGCACGCTTCCGAGGCGACCTCCGAGGTGGCTGCGGCAGGCGAGCCGGCAAGCGCCGCAATACCGATTTTTGCCTCGGGCTCCGTCAGCTCGGAGACAGCCGTCGATGCAATCGCCACGAGCCCGGACTTCAACAATGGCGCGGGCCACGCGGGCCAAGGCATCTCGACACCCATTCCGAAGTTGACAACCAGCGATTTATCGGATCCCGGTGGCCCTGCTGCAACCAGCTCTGAGATCGGCGGCGTCGACAGAGAACAGGCGTTCCACTTCGACAGCTTTGCTAGCGCTTCCAATGTCGAAGCCCATCCCAAGCTCGAGGCACTCAACGATGTGCCCGTTCAGTTCGTTCCCCACTTCGAATTAAGGGCCATCCTCAAAGGAGGGGAACCTCCCTTGGTGGATCACGCAATTGATCACAGGAGCGATGCATTGCATCATGCTATGGTAAGTTCGCACAACGATCTCATAGTTTGATGATAGCTATTGTTGTCGCAATGGCAGCCTTCGCTGGTTCTCCTCTGGCCGCCGAAGACAGTGGAGATCGTCGGGCAAACGCTCCTACTGATCTTTAGGGGATGAAGCCGACGCCGCATCACTCGCATGCCCGAGCAGACGCAGAAGATAGCGCAGGTTCGTCCGATCTATCATTGAATAGCCTCGCCCCATTCGGGCGGCGGGGATCGTCCTTTGACACGCAACCGTGCGCGGCAGGATCATTGAGGTTGCAGCGGCATTGCGTCGCCCGGGCAGCAGAAGGCCGCGCGCATCTCGCCAGCGTGTGACGGGAAACCGTCGCGCAAGTTGCGGTTTTCGCGCCGTTTACGAGCAGGGCCGCACAACACTACGACCGGATAATCAAACTCGGGCGGTGGACAGGCTTATTCTAAGCCGCCTTATGCAAGGCAGGAAACAATAGCCAAGACAACATCCGCGCCGAGGTCGCCAGAATACATCGAGAACAGTAATCCTGCACCGAGAGCGACTGCAACCAGTTTGAGCATGATCATTTGGAATCCCCTCTCACCACGGGTGCAACATACGCTCGGTCTGTTTCTGGCATGCTTCGAGGAAACAATAGATCGTTTCGTTGACCCGACTGTTACCAAGGGCGTCCTAGCCGCTGGTCCAAGAGGGTGCGCAAATTTTAGGCACATTGCACCGGAGTCGCAATTGACACCCGATATCGGGTTGTGCGTTTCAAGGACGCGGGTCCTTGTGCGTGACACCTAAGCCCGGCTTGCCTCGTGCCATCCATCCGCGCGGCCTCTGTCGTAAAGCGACAGGAGCCTTTTAGTTCGTCCAGGAACTTAGCCCGAGGGACGCCTGGCCGTTTTCTCTCGATGGAGGGCGAGCTCCGCTCTTGCGAGTGCCTGAGCCTTCTCTAGTGCCTCTGCCCCGGTCAACAGGTTCGGCGCGAGCCGCCGTCCGGGGATATTGTCCCAATAGAAGTAGACGCTGGGCGGTCCATCGGCGAAGCAGACTTCGTAGCTGCCGGTCTGGGGCACAGCTTCGTGTGTTCGTTGGGGACAGCGAAAGGCTGCTGGTTACTGCCCAAGAGCGATCACCCTCAAACGCTCGGCAGCTTCGTCCGAAGCACGAGCAGAGCCGTGCTTGTGCGGCCCGACTGGATCCGTTCCTCACAAGGATTATTGGAAACGATTGATGCCGAGAAAAACATCTGGCTGCAGCTCGCAAAACCCACAAAGGTCAAGCTTGATCTGCACAAACGGCCTCCACGAGTTTCGCAGGTTAGCAGGCAGCGACAGCGGAGCCCGCCGCATCGCGGGCATCTATCAGTTGAGGTTGAGAGCCCTGTCGGATGGGTAGCAGGTGAACGCGAGATGATGAAGCAGCGGCGCGAGACGCGTGGAATAAGCGTTTTAAGCCCTGCGAAAGTGCGGGCTCTTCACTGTAACGCAGTTTTGTTGGCGGCAAATATTAGTGCGACCTGAAAGACCGGTCCTGAGGCCGTCCGCACCTCGATGGCAATATCCGACCGATGATCTTGGCCCGCAACTTCTTTCGCCATGTCCCGCGCCAGTTGCGCCAAGGTGCCCGCAGCCTCCACCTCGGCATCTGTTTGCAACTGCAGTTCCACGCCTTCCTCATCGGAATACAGGTCCAACCCGCCTCTGACATCGAAAGAGTATCGGGTCACAGCACGCCTTTCCAGTAGCGGTTGAGGTGCGGAAGTGCCCACCAACAAGCAGAACCTTGTCGGCCTAAAAACCAGACCCAGAATGTTTTCGTGCATATCAGCGCAGTGGACGCGCCGGCTTATCGGGCTCGGCTGAGGGCCAGAAAATCTCATAAAAGGTCAACTTGATCGCAAGCGCTGCAAGAGCAGCGTGGAAATCTGCGTGTTTAGCTGTTGCGGCCATAACACTGCGGCTTTGATCATTGCATTTTTTGTCCGAGGGCTCTCAGGAGCGCGTGGAGAAATTCACTTGCATGGTCGTATTGCGCGTGGCCATCAGTGATTTGAGTTTGACGGGCGCGCGGCTCCATTGGGCGGCCAACGGTTTCGGAGCCGAGCAGATCAACTCTGTCCGATCACTGCAGCACTAAACTATCGGGAATGTCTTCGGCAAATCCGAATAGCTCCAGAAGGCAATGTTCGCCCTCGGGTTTATGATCAGGGTGAGCCTTCGCAGCGCAGAAAGCGAACAACCCGCGAAAGGCATCACGGGAAACGGCAGGTTTGCCATTGCAGCGTGTCCCGCGAAAAAGCTAGGTTTAATACAGCGCAATTCTGAAGCCGTCGTGCGGGAAAAGCCAGCAAAATTCACCTTTGCACTGCAACTCATTACAGGGAGGCCGCCCGAACGCGGCCCCATCAGTTCATTACGGTGATCGAGAATCGTGCTGAAATTAGCTGTCCCCACCGATCCGACGCGGGCGGCGCGACAAAATAGATCAGCGAAGAGAGTGCCCGCCGCAGTGTCGGAGGATGGCAAGGTGGCTTACCTCCGCCCAGCAACATCGGACAAATTTCGGGACAATGTTGCAACTATTACGCGATGTTCTATTCAGTTTCTTCCAGCTCCGGCAGTCTCTCGGAGCAGGGCGCCGGATCACGTCCGTGCGCCGGCAAGCTCGGCAGCTCGGGGTGCTGCTCTACAAGCGTGGATCGTCGGCGGGATTTTCAGATCAAGGCCGGCATTCGCTTACATCCATTTAGAAGAAGGGGGCGCCTTGCGGCGCCCCGTCGTTGTAGATGAGCTCCATTCAACTAGGTGGAATGACACGTGCTGATTGCGCCGACGATACGCCAAGCAACCAACGCCGAAAAATCCCAAGATCATCATTGCCCAGCTGG of the Bradyrhizobium sp. WSM1417 genome contains:
- a CDS encoding response regulator transcription factor — encoded protein: MLRNCPDDEPYARCIRLVIAERLPILLQGLTSVFSTQSDFEIIASCSDATALLEAVQTFSPDIALISDSLPRPTLSAILTIVKAEKLPTRLVLFTEHEHDELTSAIAAGDCGAISKLVSSDTLLGLLRSIAERSAPPEGSQSPVEHESDSVKLEKVLGLLTQRERQIVQLVSDGLSNKEIARQLNLSLGTIKVHLHNIFQKLAINNRTMLATLAVSQRSAGLGTLLLTAYAFAMLDDVKASDNDSFDEDDSTRSNGGPDHLGFTPRRSGVPNTVEENNKITASAVFDSKAGVRTSPAISGSLEAGHPIILSASARSEAPPGSGSLQPPSSSPLLPMANYQIGAVAQQQFPVPPLSANQMKGASYGIFTALAGAWIFALESSRAVAQSLGTGEEQSDDLIVAINHTATKPGSTTGHREFTSGAGTINLTAFGSLALLQMRSASQSVPPHTLAWIYNSATDETIVYVNQTDRSLDVGDASLLEIHVRGFVSAETLHSMFGSQAALAAAASLENTDAVGITDKDVSLTTDAADPFFQSDAEEGASGSAHLWTMPADNGFGLHFERARIGANISSRSTSASGDLPNSTQETNDRVSTSVSVSPIVLAGIKATNTFDEIITSKKEALDRSSGGLPTEHDKVASNSGPEFSEFAMLGAAAEPAAAPGNSGAHSNAQHASETTTEVAAAAGPAEPAAAPGNSGAHSNPQHASEAISEVAAAAGPAEPAAAPGNSGAHSNAQHASEATSEVAAAAGPAEPAAAPGNSGAHSNAQHASEATSEVAAAGEPASAAIPIFASGSVSSETAVDAIATSPDFNNGAGHAGQGISTPIPKLTTSDLSDPGGPAATSSEIGGVDREQAFHFDSFASASNVEAHPKLEALNDVPVQFVPHFELRAILKGGEPPLVDHAIDHRSDALHHAMVSSHNDLIV
- a CDS encoding PEPxxWA-CTERM sorting domain-containing protein: MRQSILLAAAALAAGLATTPASAELVLISAADLSGQGIGATTTALTLQSPGRSTTESGGVLFNGTTFGNAKTGASQSTTFTLADLGITSASQLGLIVNLSEPGSESPPSVTTANSTLATYASLANTITLNVFSSSGTLLEQHSTPLNQTLLQQAGGVGGSGLIFGLSPAEQIQLNNTIANNAGAEVFTIGATFANASGGLEVIQAANISAVPEPATWAMMVLGFFSVGCLAYRRRNQHAAFRLV